A window from Triticum aestivum cultivar Chinese Spring chromosome 6D, IWGSC CS RefSeq v2.1, whole genome shotgun sequence encodes these proteins:
- the LOC123142446 gene encoding F-box/LRR-repeat protein 14-like, whose protein sequence is MEDLPEALVTEILKRITSTSDLNSLSLVSKQLYKIEGNQRGSIYVGSGLCTATKALTSLCARFPNLRKVEIDYSGFIPGHGKQLDNKGLFVFSSHCSSLTDLTLSFCSCIDDSGPRCLAYCKTLVSLRLNSAPKITSIGLFSVAVGCTSLSALHLIDCEKINSVEWLEYLGRDGSLKELVVKNCKGINHRDFLKFGSGWMKLQKFEFERKRGIDDRLLGDMVYDSSYNAHSTDIYDFCCESLKDLRLAHIKTWPEVGLRVVLGKCKALEKLCLEYVHALNDNDMIALSRSCNNLKSILLCLNLQCYSSDVSYCETRTSFTDNSLYAIALNCPTLQIVDLRFTRCSRDWPLEIGFTQKGFLTLIQSCPIRVLVLNNANFFDDEGMKAVSSSPHLETLELILCHAVTDAGMRFIAHTPCLSNLILRACHNITGVGIAELGRAHNLESFVIEDCGEISLQATQGVIKSVHYSSKFSDALKKKLGFLGKC, encoded by the coding sequence ATGGAGGACCTACCGGAGGCTCTGGTGACAGAGATTCTCAAGAGGATCACCAGCACAAGTGATCTGAATTCTCTTTCCCTTGTGTCAAAGCAGCTCTACAAGATAGAGGGGAATCAGAGAGGTTCTATCTATGTTGGTTCTGGTCTTTGCACTGCTACGAAAGCACTGACATCATTGTGCGCCCGGTTCCCAAATTTGCGAAAAGTGGAAATTGATTACTCTGGTTTTATACCTGGACATGGAAAGCAGTTGGACAACAAAGGCCTTTTTGTGTTTTCATCTCACTGTTCCTCGCTGACTGACCTCACCTTAAGCTTCTGCTCATGCATCGATGATTCTGGGCCTCGTTGTTTAGCTTATTGCAAGACATTGGTGTCTCTCAGGCTGAACTCTGCACCAAAAATAACGTCAATTGGGCTTTTCTCGGTCGCAGTTGGTTGCACAAGTCTATCTGCCCTTCACCTTATTGATTGCGAGAAAATTAACAGTGTAGAGTGGCTGGAATACCTTGGTAGGGATGGATCATTGAAAGAGCTTGTAGTGAAGAATTGCAAAGGAATCAATCATCGTGACTTCCTAAAGTTTGGTTCAGGATGGATGAAGCTCCAGAAGTTTGAGTTTGAGAGGAAAAGAGGAATAGATGATCGTCTTCTAGGTGATATGGTCTATGACTCCTCGTACAATGCTCATAGCACGGATATATATGATTTCTGTTGTGAGAGTTTGAAGGATTTGAGATTAGCGCATATTAAAACTTGGCCAGAAGTAGGACTTCgtgttgttctagggaagtgtAAAGCATTGGAGAAGCTTTGCCTTGAGTATGTTCATGCCCTAAATGACAATGACATGATTGCATTATCTCGAAGCTGCAACAACCTTAAAAGCATCTTACTTTGTCTTAACCTGCAGTGCTACTCTAGTGATGTCAGCTACTGTGAAACCAGGACGTCATTTACTGATAACAGCCTTTATGCTATAGCCCTCAACTGTCCTACGCTTCAGATCGTAGACCTCAGATTTACACGATGTTCCCGTGACTGGCCGTTAGAAATAGGATTCACACAGAAGGGTTTTCTGACACTCATTCAGTCCTGTCCAATTCGTGTTCTCGTGCTAAACAACGCCAACTTCTTTGATGACGAGGGGATGAAGGCCGTCTCATCCTCACCACATCTGGAGACACTCGAGCTTATATTGTGTCATGCGGTAACTGATGCTGGGATGCGCTTCATTGCGCACACCCCATGCTTGAGTAATCTCATACTTCGGGCGTGTCATAACATTACTGGTGTTGGAATTGCTGAACTAGGACGTGCACATAATTTAGAGTCTTTCGTCATTGAGGATTGTGGTGAGATCTCTCTGCAAGCTACGCAAGGTGTAATCAAGTCAGTTCACTACTCCAGCAAGTTTTCAGATGCCCTGAAGAAGAAACTTGGATTTTTGGGCAAGTGTTGA